Proteins encoded by one window of Carettochelys insculpta isolate YL-2023 chromosome 10, ASM3395843v1, whole genome shotgun sequence:
- the EIF2A gene encoding eukaryotic translation initiation factor 2A isoform X2, whose protein sequence is MDPLVLLRIQHCKGTSGKTAKFLLSVRMVLSLHGAMEKICLEFSPKNNVLATWQTYTSAKDGTTGMPNLQLYNVKTGKCLKSFIQKKMQNWCPCWADNESICARIVNNEVHFFENNNFDTIANKLHLQKINDFVLSPGPQPSKVAVYVPGSKGGPSFVRLYQYPNFGGPQSALANKSFFKADKATMLWNNKATAVLVIASTEVDKTGASYYGEQTLHYIATNGESAVVQLSKNGPIYDVVWNPNSTEFCAVYGFMPAKATVFNLKCDPLFDFGTGPRNAAYYNSPGHILVLAGFGNLRGQMEVWDVKNYKLISKPVASDSTYFAWCPDGEHFVTATCAPRLRVGNGYKIWHYTGSLLHKYEVPPNAEIWQVSWQPFLDGTFPAKAVTYQAVPSELPSAELKAAEAYRPPALRNKPITSTKLHEEEPPQNMKPQPGNSDKPLSKTALKNQRKHEAKKAAKQEAKIGGSQESTPSPALPNVPRSTVPSVTSGDPEIDKKIKNLKKKLKAIEQLKDQASTGKQLEKNQLEKIQKEAALLQELEDLELGF, encoded by the exons ATGGACCCCCTAGTTTTACTGAGAATACAACACTGCAAAG GGACTTCGGGAAAAACTGCAAAGTTTTTACTTTCAGTAAGGATGGTTCTCTCTTTGCATGGTGCAATGGAGAAAA TTTGCCTTGAATTCTCACCAAAGAATAATGTCCTGGCAACGTGGCAGACCTATACAT CTGCTAAAGATGGCACAACAGGCATGCCAAATCTACAACTTTATAATGTGAAAACTGGGAAGTGTTTAAAGTCTTTTATCCAGAAAAAGATGCAGAACTG gTGTCCTTGCTGGGCAGACAATGAAAGTATTTGTGCTAGGATCGTAAATAATGAAGTGCActtctttgaaaacaacaacttTG ATACTATTGCAAATAAACTTCATTTGCAAAAAATTAATGATTTTGTATTATCACCAGGACCACAGCCAAGCAAG GTTGCTGTTTATGTTCCTGGAAGCAAGGGTGGGCCCTCGTTTGTAAGGCTCTATCAGTACCCTAACTTTGGTGGCCCTCAGTCTGCATTGGCCAATAAAAGTTTCTTTAAAGCTGACAAGGCGACAATGCTGTGGAATAACAAAG CTACTGCTGTGTTAGTAATAGCTAGCACAGAAGTCGATAAAACAGGAGCCTCCTACTATGGAGAACAAACCCTGCACTACATTGCAACAAATGGAGAAAGTGCTGTTGTACAACTAT caaaAAATGGTCCTATTTATGATGTAGTATGGAATCCCAATTCCACAGAGTTTTGTGCTGTGTATGGTTTTATGCCTGCTAAGGCAACAGTTTTCAATCTGAAATGTGACCCTTTGTTTGATTTTGGAACTGGCCCTCGTAATGCTGCCTACTACAACTCTCCGGGACACATCTTAGTACTAGCAGGATTTGGAAATCTCAGAGGACAGATGGAAGTATGGGATGTAAAAAACTACAAACTTATTTCCAAGCCAGTGGCATCAGATTCTACATATTTTGCATGGTGCCCTGATGGGGAACATTTTGTGACTGCTACCTGTGCTCCAAGGCTACGAGTTGGTAATGGGTACAAGATCTGGCATTATACTGGCTCTCTTCTGCACAAATATGAAGTCCCTCCAAATGCAGAAATATGGCAAGTTTCCTGGCAGCCATTTTTGGATGGAACATTTCCAGCAAAAGCAGTAACTTACCAGGCAGTTCCAAGTGAACTGCCAAGTGCTGAGCTGAAGGCTGCTGAAGCTTATAGACCCCCAGCTTTGAGAAACAAGCCTATAACCAGTACCAAGCTG CACGAGGAGGAGCCACCTCAGAACATGAAACCACAACCAGGAAATAGTGATAAACCATTATCTAAAACAGCACTTAAGAATCAAAGGAAGCATGAAGCAAAGAAAGCAGCTAAACAG GAGGCCAAAAttggtgggagccaggaatcaaCACCATCTCCAGCATTACCAAATGTACCACGCAGCACTGTGCCGTCAGTAACGTCAGGAGACCCTGAGATAGacaaaaaaataaagaatttgAAAAAG AAACTGAAAGCAATTGAGCAGCTGAAAGATCAAGCATCTACTGGAAAACAGCTAGAGAAAAACCAG ctggagaaaattcagaaagAGGCTGCTCTCCTACAGGAGCTAGAAGATTTGGAACTGGGCTTTTAA
- the EIF2A gene encoding eukaryotic translation initiation factor 2A isoform X3, translating to MDPLVLLRIQHCKGTSGKTAKFLLSVRMVLSLHGAMEKTAKDGTTGMPNLQLYNVKTGKCLKSFIQKKMQNWCPCWADNESICARIVNNEVHFFENNNFDTIANKLHLQKINDFVLSPGPQPSKVAVYVPGSKGGPSFVRLYQYPNFGGPQSALANKSFFKADKATMLWNNKATAVLVIASTEVDKTGASYYGEQTLHYIATNGESAVVQLSKNGPIYDVVWNPNSTEFCAVYGFMPAKATVFNLKCDPLFDFGTGPRNAAYYNSPGHILVLAGFGNLRGQMEVWDVKNYKLISKPVASDSTYFAWCPDGEHFVTATCAPRLRVGNGYKIWHYTGSLLHKYEVPPNAEIWQVSWQPFLDGTFPAKAVTYQAVPSELPSAELKAAEAYRPPALRNKPITSTKLHEEEPPQNMKPQPGNSDKPLSKTALKNQRKHEAKKAAKQEAKIGGSQESTPSPALPNVPRSTVPSVTSGDPEIDKKIKNLKKKLKAIEQLKDQASTGKQLEKNQLEKIQKEAALLQELEDLELGF from the exons ATGGACCCCCTAGTTTTACTGAGAATACAACACTGCAAAG GGACTTCGGGAAAAACTGCAAAGTTTTTACTTTCAGTAAGGATGGTTCTCTCTTTGCATGGTGCAATGGAGAAAA CTGCTAAAGATGGCACAACAGGCATGCCAAATCTACAACTTTATAATGTGAAAACTGGGAAGTGTTTAAAGTCTTTTATCCAGAAAAAGATGCAGAACTG gTGTCCTTGCTGGGCAGACAATGAAAGTATTTGTGCTAGGATCGTAAATAATGAAGTGCActtctttgaaaacaacaacttTG ATACTATTGCAAATAAACTTCATTTGCAAAAAATTAATGATTTTGTATTATCACCAGGACCACAGCCAAGCAAG GTTGCTGTTTATGTTCCTGGAAGCAAGGGTGGGCCCTCGTTTGTAAGGCTCTATCAGTACCCTAACTTTGGTGGCCCTCAGTCTGCATTGGCCAATAAAAGTTTCTTTAAAGCTGACAAGGCGACAATGCTGTGGAATAACAAAG CTACTGCTGTGTTAGTAATAGCTAGCACAGAAGTCGATAAAACAGGAGCCTCCTACTATGGAGAACAAACCCTGCACTACATTGCAACAAATGGAGAAAGTGCTGTTGTACAACTAT caaaAAATGGTCCTATTTATGATGTAGTATGGAATCCCAATTCCACAGAGTTTTGTGCTGTGTATGGTTTTATGCCTGCTAAGGCAACAGTTTTCAATCTGAAATGTGACCCTTTGTTTGATTTTGGAACTGGCCCTCGTAATGCTGCCTACTACAACTCTCCGGGACACATCTTAGTACTAGCAGGATTTGGAAATCTCAGAGGACAGATGGAAGTATGGGATGTAAAAAACTACAAACTTATTTCCAAGCCAGTGGCATCAGATTCTACATATTTTGCATGGTGCCCTGATGGGGAACATTTTGTGACTGCTACCTGTGCTCCAAGGCTACGAGTTGGTAATGGGTACAAGATCTGGCATTATACTGGCTCTCTTCTGCACAAATATGAAGTCCCTCCAAATGCAGAAATATGGCAAGTTTCCTGGCAGCCATTTTTGGATGGAACATTTCCAGCAAAAGCAGTAACTTACCAGGCAGTTCCAAGTGAACTGCCAAGTGCTGAGCTGAAGGCTGCTGAAGCTTATAGACCCCCAGCTTTGAGAAACAAGCCTATAACCAGTACCAAGCTG CACGAGGAGGAGCCACCTCAGAACATGAAACCACAACCAGGAAATAGTGATAAACCATTATCTAAAACAGCACTTAAGAATCAAAGGAAGCATGAAGCAAAGAAAGCAGCTAAACAG GAGGCCAAAAttggtgggagccaggaatcaaCACCATCTCCAGCATTACCAAATGTACCACGCAGCACTGTGCCGTCAGTAACGTCAGGAGACCCTGAGATAGacaaaaaaataaagaatttgAAAAAG AAACTGAAAGCAATTGAGCAGCTGAAAGATCAAGCATCTACTGGAAAACAGCTAGAGAAAAACCAG ctggagaaaattcagaaagAGGCTGCTCTCCTACAGGAGCTAGAAGATTTGGAACTGGGCTTTTAA
- the EIF2A gene encoding eukaryotic translation initiation factor 2A isoform X5 — MAPSTPLLAVRGSEGFYMLNGPPSFTENTTLQRDFGKNCKVFTFSKDGSLFAWCNGEKVNIVNVANTELLHSFALPKAVCLEFSPKNNVLATWQTYTSAKDGTTGMPNLQLYNVKTGKCLKSFIQKKMQNWCPCWADNESICARIVNNEVHFFENNNFDTIANKLHLQKINDFVLSPGPQPSKVAVYVPGSKGGPSFVRLYQYPNFGGPQSALANKSFFKADKATMLWNNKATAVLVIASTEVDKTGASYYGEQTLHYIATNGESAVVQLSKNGPIYDVVWNPNSTEFCAVYGFMPAKATVFNLKCDPLFDFGTGPRNAAYYNSPGHILVLAGFGNLRGQMEVWDVKNYKLISKPVASDSTYFAWCPDGEHFVTATCAPRLRVGNGYKIWHYTGSLLHKYEVPPNAEIWQVSWQPFLDGTFPAKAVTYQAVPSELPSAELKAAEAYRPPALRNKPITSTKLHEEEPPQNMKPQPGNSDKPLSKTALKNQRKHEAKKAAKQEQ; from the exons ATGGCGCCTTCCACGCCGCTCCTGGCAG TGCGTGGATCTGAAGGATTCTACATGTTGAATGGACCCCCTAGTTTTACTGAGAATACAACACTGCAAAG GGACTTCGGGAAAAACTGCAAAGTTTTTACTTTCAGTAAGGATGGTTCTCTCTTTGCATGGTGCAATGGAGAAAA AGTAAATATTGTGAATGTTGCGAACACTGAATTACTGCACTCTTTTGCTCTCCCAAAGGCAGTTTGCCTTGAATTCTCACCAAAGAATAATGTCCTGGCAACGTGGCAGACCTATACAT CTGCTAAAGATGGCACAACAGGCATGCCAAATCTACAACTTTATAATGTGAAAACTGGGAAGTGTTTAAAGTCTTTTATCCAGAAAAAGATGCAGAACTG gTGTCCTTGCTGGGCAGACAATGAAAGTATTTGTGCTAGGATCGTAAATAATGAAGTGCActtctttgaaaacaacaacttTG ATACTATTGCAAATAAACTTCATTTGCAAAAAATTAATGATTTTGTATTATCACCAGGACCACAGCCAAGCAAG GTTGCTGTTTATGTTCCTGGAAGCAAGGGTGGGCCCTCGTTTGTAAGGCTCTATCAGTACCCTAACTTTGGTGGCCCTCAGTCTGCATTGGCCAATAAAAGTTTCTTTAAAGCTGACAAGGCGACAATGCTGTGGAATAACAAAG CTACTGCTGTGTTAGTAATAGCTAGCACAGAAGTCGATAAAACAGGAGCCTCCTACTATGGAGAACAAACCCTGCACTACATTGCAACAAATGGAGAAAGTGCTGTTGTACAACTAT caaaAAATGGTCCTATTTATGATGTAGTATGGAATCCCAATTCCACAGAGTTTTGTGCTGTGTATGGTTTTATGCCTGCTAAGGCAACAGTTTTCAATCTGAAATGTGACCCTTTGTTTGATTTTGGAACTGGCCCTCGTAATGCTGCCTACTACAACTCTCCGGGACACATCTTAGTACTAGCAGGATTTGGAAATCTCAGAGGACAGATGGAAGTATGGGATGTAAAAAACTACAAACTTATTTCCAAGCCAGTGGCATCAGATTCTACATATTTTGCATGGTGCCCTGATGGGGAACATTTTGTGACTGCTACCTGTGCTCCAAGGCTACGAGTTGGTAATGGGTACAAGATCTGGCATTATACTGGCTCTCTTCTGCACAAATATGAAGTCCCTCCAAATGCAGAAATATGGCAAGTTTCCTGGCAGCCATTTTTGGATGGAACATTTCCAGCAAAAGCAGTAACTTACCAGGCAGTTCCAAGTGAACTGCCAAGTGCTGAGCTGAAGGCTGCTGAAGCTTATAGACCCCCAGCTTTGAGAAACAAGCCTATAACCAGTACCAAGCTG CACGAGGAGGAGCCACCTCAGAACATGAAACCACAACCAGGAAATAGTGATAAACCATTATCTAAAACAGCACTTAAGAATCAAAGGAAGCATGAAGCAAAGAAAGCAGCTAAACAG GAACAGTAG
- the SERP1 gene encoding stress-associated endoplasmic reticulum protein 1: MVAKQRIRMANEKHSKNITQRGNVAKTSRNAPEEKASVGPWLLALFIFVVCGSAIFQIIQSIRMGM, encoded by the exons ATGGTGGCGAAACAGCGGATCCGGATGGCCAACGAGAAGCACAGCAAGAACATCACCCAGCGGGGCAACGTCGCCAAGACCTCG AGAAACGCCCCCGAAGAGAAGGCGTCGGTGGGGCCTTGGCTGTTGGCGCTGTTCATCTTTGTGGTTTGTGGCTCAG CTATCTTCCAAATTATTCAGAGTATCAGGATGGGCATGTGA
- the EIF2A gene encoding eukaryotic translation initiation factor 2A isoform X1: MAPSTPLLAVRGSEGFYMLNGPPSFTENTTLQRDFGKNCKVFTFSKDGSLFAWCNGEKVNIVNVANTELLHSFALPKAVCLEFSPKNNVLATWQTYTSAKDGTTGMPNLQLYNVKTGKCLKSFIQKKMQNWCPCWADNESICARIVNNEVHFFENNNFDTIANKLHLQKINDFVLSPGPQPSKVAVYVPGSKGGPSFVRLYQYPNFGGPQSALANKSFFKADKATMLWNNKATAVLVIASTEVDKTGASYYGEQTLHYIATNGESAVVQLSKNGPIYDVVWNPNSTEFCAVYGFMPAKATVFNLKCDPLFDFGTGPRNAAYYNSPGHILVLAGFGNLRGQMEVWDVKNYKLISKPVASDSTYFAWCPDGEHFVTATCAPRLRVGNGYKIWHYTGSLLHKYEVPPNAEIWQVSWQPFLDGTFPAKAVTYQAVPSELPSAELKAAEAYRPPALRNKPITSTKLHEEEPPQNMKPQPGNSDKPLSKTALKNQRKHEAKKAAKQEAKIGGSQESTPSPALPNVPRSTVPSVTSGDPEIDKKIKNLKKKLKAIEQLKDQASTGKQLEKNQLEKIQKEAALLQELEDLELGF, from the exons ATGGCGCCTTCCACGCCGCTCCTGGCAG TGCGTGGATCTGAAGGATTCTACATGTTGAATGGACCCCCTAGTTTTACTGAGAATACAACACTGCAAAG GGACTTCGGGAAAAACTGCAAAGTTTTTACTTTCAGTAAGGATGGTTCTCTCTTTGCATGGTGCAATGGAGAAAA AGTAAATATTGTGAATGTTGCGAACACTGAATTACTGCACTCTTTTGCTCTCCCAAAGGCAGTTTGCCTTGAATTCTCACCAAAGAATAATGTCCTGGCAACGTGGCAGACCTATACAT CTGCTAAAGATGGCACAACAGGCATGCCAAATCTACAACTTTATAATGTGAAAACTGGGAAGTGTTTAAAGTCTTTTATCCAGAAAAAGATGCAGAACTG gTGTCCTTGCTGGGCAGACAATGAAAGTATTTGTGCTAGGATCGTAAATAATGAAGTGCActtctttgaaaacaacaacttTG ATACTATTGCAAATAAACTTCATTTGCAAAAAATTAATGATTTTGTATTATCACCAGGACCACAGCCAAGCAAG GTTGCTGTTTATGTTCCTGGAAGCAAGGGTGGGCCCTCGTTTGTAAGGCTCTATCAGTACCCTAACTTTGGTGGCCCTCAGTCTGCATTGGCCAATAAAAGTTTCTTTAAAGCTGACAAGGCGACAATGCTGTGGAATAACAAAG CTACTGCTGTGTTAGTAATAGCTAGCACAGAAGTCGATAAAACAGGAGCCTCCTACTATGGAGAACAAACCCTGCACTACATTGCAACAAATGGAGAAAGTGCTGTTGTACAACTAT caaaAAATGGTCCTATTTATGATGTAGTATGGAATCCCAATTCCACAGAGTTTTGTGCTGTGTATGGTTTTATGCCTGCTAAGGCAACAGTTTTCAATCTGAAATGTGACCCTTTGTTTGATTTTGGAACTGGCCCTCGTAATGCTGCCTACTACAACTCTCCGGGACACATCTTAGTACTAGCAGGATTTGGAAATCTCAGAGGACAGATGGAAGTATGGGATGTAAAAAACTACAAACTTATTTCCAAGCCAGTGGCATCAGATTCTACATATTTTGCATGGTGCCCTGATGGGGAACATTTTGTGACTGCTACCTGTGCTCCAAGGCTACGAGTTGGTAATGGGTACAAGATCTGGCATTATACTGGCTCTCTTCTGCACAAATATGAAGTCCCTCCAAATGCAGAAATATGGCAAGTTTCCTGGCAGCCATTTTTGGATGGAACATTTCCAGCAAAAGCAGTAACTTACCAGGCAGTTCCAAGTGAACTGCCAAGTGCTGAGCTGAAGGCTGCTGAAGCTTATAGACCCCCAGCTTTGAGAAACAAGCCTATAACCAGTACCAAGCTG CACGAGGAGGAGCCACCTCAGAACATGAAACCACAACCAGGAAATAGTGATAAACCATTATCTAAAACAGCACTTAAGAATCAAAGGAAGCATGAAGCAAAGAAAGCAGCTAAACAG GAGGCCAAAAttggtgggagccaggaatcaaCACCATCTCCAGCATTACCAAATGTACCACGCAGCACTGTGCCGTCAGTAACGTCAGGAGACCCTGAGATAGacaaaaaaataaagaatttgAAAAAG AAACTGAAAGCAATTGAGCAGCTGAAAGATCAAGCATCTACTGGAAAACAGCTAGAGAAAAACCAG ctggagaaaattcagaaagAGGCTGCTCTCCTACAGGAGCTAGAAGATTTGGAACTGGGCTTTTAA
- the EIF2A gene encoding eukaryotic translation initiation factor 2A isoform X4 translates to MVQWRKAVCLEFSPKNNVLATWQTYTSAKDGTTGMPNLQLYNVKTGKCLKSFIQKKMQNWCPCWADNESICARIVNNEVHFFENNNFDTIANKLHLQKINDFVLSPGPQPSKVAVYVPGSKGGPSFVRLYQYPNFGGPQSALANKSFFKADKATMLWNNKATAVLVIASTEVDKTGASYYGEQTLHYIATNGESAVVQLSKNGPIYDVVWNPNSTEFCAVYGFMPAKATVFNLKCDPLFDFGTGPRNAAYYNSPGHILVLAGFGNLRGQMEVWDVKNYKLISKPVASDSTYFAWCPDGEHFVTATCAPRLRVGNGYKIWHYTGSLLHKYEVPPNAEIWQVSWQPFLDGTFPAKAVTYQAVPSELPSAELKAAEAYRPPALRNKPITSTKLHEEEPPQNMKPQPGNSDKPLSKTALKNQRKHEAKKAAKQEAKIGGSQESTPSPALPNVPRSTVPSVTSGDPEIDKKIKNLKKKLKAIEQLKDQASTGKQLEKNQLEKIQKEAALLQELEDLELGF, encoded by the exons ATGGTGCAATGGAGAAAA GCAGTTTGCCTTGAATTCTCACCAAAGAATAATGTCCTGGCAACGTGGCAGACCTATACAT CTGCTAAAGATGGCACAACAGGCATGCCAAATCTACAACTTTATAATGTGAAAACTGGGAAGTGTTTAAAGTCTTTTATCCAGAAAAAGATGCAGAACTG gTGTCCTTGCTGGGCAGACAATGAAAGTATTTGTGCTAGGATCGTAAATAATGAAGTGCActtctttgaaaacaacaacttTG ATACTATTGCAAATAAACTTCATTTGCAAAAAATTAATGATTTTGTATTATCACCAGGACCACAGCCAAGCAAG GTTGCTGTTTATGTTCCTGGAAGCAAGGGTGGGCCCTCGTTTGTAAGGCTCTATCAGTACCCTAACTTTGGTGGCCCTCAGTCTGCATTGGCCAATAAAAGTTTCTTTAAAGCTGACAAGGCGACAATGCTGTGGAATAACAAAG CTACTGCTGTGTTAGTAATAGCTAGCACAGAAGTCGATAAAACAGGAGCCTCCTACTATGGAGAACAAACCCTGCACTACATTGCAACAAATGGAGAAAGTGCTGTTGTACAACTAT caaaAAATGGTCCTATTTATGATGTAGTATGGAATCCCAATTCCACAGAGTTTTGTGCTGTGTATGGTTTTATGCCTGCTAAGGCAACAGTTTTCAATCTGAAATGTGACCCTTTGTTTGATTTTGGAACTGGCCCTCGTAATGCTGCCTACTACAACTCTCCGGGACACATCTTAGTACTAGCAGGATTTGGAAATCTCAGAGGACAGATGGAAGTATGGGATGTAAAAAACTACAAACTTATTTCCAAGCCAGTGGCATCAGATTCTACATATTTTGCATGGTGCCCTGATGGGGAACATTTTGTGACTGCTACCTGTGCTCCAAGGCTACGAGTTGGTAATGGGTACAAGATCTGGCATTATACTGGCTCTCTTCTGCACAAATATGAAGTCCCTCCAAATGCAGAAATATGGCAAGTTTCCTGGCAGCCATTTTTGGATGGAACATTTCCAGCAAAAGCAGTAACTTACCAGGCAGTTCCAAGTGAACTGCCAAGTGCTGAGCTGAAGGCTGCTGAAGCTTATAGACCCCCAGCTTTGAGAAACAAGCCTATAACCAGTACCAAGCTG CACGAGGAGGAGCCACCTCAGAACATGAAACCACAACCAGGAAATAGTGATAAACCATTATCTAAAACAGCACTTAAGAATCAAAGGAAGCATGAAGCAAAGAAAGCAGCTAAACAG GAGGCCAAAAttggtgggagccaggaatcaaCACCATCTCCAGCATTACCAAATGTACCACGCAGCACTGTGCCGTCAGTAACGTCAGGAGACCCTGAGATAGacaaaaaaataaagaatttgAAAAAG AAACTGAAAGCAATTGAGCAGCTGAAAGATCAAGCATCTACTGGAAAACAGCTAGAGAAAAACCAG ctggagaaaattcagaaagAGGCTGCTCTCCTACAGGAGCTAGAAGATTTGGAACTGGGCTTTTAA